A single Arachnia propionica DNA region contains:
- a CDS encoding ROK family protein has protein sequence MTNITEPGRIPESRKQFHAPSALAIDIGGTKTAFAWVGADGGIIDSFRVPTPAPETARDEALQQLRGHVRRVRGWHTRFGACIVVRPGLMSYDVVELSPNTPAWEDAALAQLVRDELGEVHIRFENDVRAATYGEMVAGRLRDVDPGLYVNLGTGVAAALVVNGRIVVGAHGAAGEIGYMKPSPVADAVRGDGVPPAPLEELLGGPALGRRASKMLGRAVSPRELFAARDPVSVAFVGETAALISTMLGNLCTLLDPQRIVFGGGLARSFDRWAPVVRSHMAASFPYIPELVVSQHVADGSLFGAAMLCSADLPQR, from the coding sequence ATGACCAACATCACGGAGCCGGGCCGGATTCCGGAGAGCCGTAAGCAGTTCCACGCGCCATCCGCCCTGGCCATCGACATCGGTGGCACAAAAACCGCATTCGCGTGGGTGGGGGCGGACGGGGGCATCATTGATTCGTTCCGGGTGCCCACACCCGCTCCGGAGACGGCGCGCGACGAGGCGCTGCAACAGTTGCGGGGTCACGTGCGGCGGGTCCGGGGGTGGCACACCCGGTTCGGCGCCTGCATCGTGGTGCGTCCGGGGTTGATGAGCTACGACGTCGTCGAACTCTCCCCGAACACCCCCGCCTGGGAGGACGCCGCCCTGGCGCAGCTCGTGCGCGACGAACTCGGCGAGGTGCACATCCGTTTCGAGAACGACGTGCGCGCGGCAACCTACGGCGAGATGGTGGCCGGGAGGTTGCGGGACGTCGATCCCGGCCTGTACGTCAACCTCGGCACCGGGGTGGCCGCCGCGCTGGTGGTGAACGGCCGCATCGTCGTAGGGGCGCACGGGGCCGCGGGCGAGATCGGCTACATGAAACCGAGCCCGGTGGCCGATGCGGTCAGGGGCGACGGCGTGCCGCCAGCGCCGTTGGAGGAACTGCTCGGGGGGCCGGCGCTGGGCAGGCGGGCCTCGAAGATGCTGGGGCGGGCCGTGAGCCCACGGGAGTTGTTCGCAGCGAGGGACCCGGTCTCAGTCGCGTTCGTGGGCGAGACGGCGGCGCTCATCTCGACGATGCTCGGGAATCTCTGCACGCTGCTGGATCCGCAACGCATCGTCTTCGGCGGTGGGCTGGCCCGCTCCTTCGACCGGTGGGCACCCGTCGTCCGGTCCCACATGGCTGCCAGCTTCCCCTACATCCCCGAGCTGGTCGTCTCCCAGCACGTCGCCGACGGGTCGCTCTTCGGCGCCGCCATGCTGTGTAGTGCAGATTTACCGCAACGGTGA